Within the Gammaproteobacteria bacterium genome, the region CGATCCGGTCCACCAGACGACTTGCGATATTGCTCGGCGTAGATCCGAACATATCCGTCAGGATCAGCACTCCCTGTCCCTGGTCGAGGCGCCGGCAGGTCTCGAGGGCCTGAGCGTAGATTTCATCGGGTTCGCAGGACCCGCTCACCTCGACCAGCGCGACCTGCAGCGGGCAGAACCCCAGCATCGATTCGGCGGTCTTGAGCAGGGCGTTGCCGATGCCTGAGTGTGTGATGACCAGCAGACCTACGGACACGGTCGTGAGGCTCCCGCAAACGCGTTGTCGAACTGTAGCTGTCCTGTCAGGTAAATTCTATACCCGGCATCCGGTTGCTGCCGGTTTCCCGTACCGATTTTGACAGCCGGATTGCGTCGATCCACCCTGACCCCGCCCGGGGGCGTCGGACCCGGTTCGAGATTCGTTCGCTTCAG harbors:
- a CDS encoding PTS fructose transporter subunit IIA; this encodes MSVGLLVITHSGIGNALLKTAESMLGFCPLQVALVEVSGSCEPDEIYAQALETCRRLDQGQGVLILTDMFGSTPSNIASRLVDRIAVQAVAGISLPMLVRVLNYPTLNLYELVNKAITGGHDGILLCDSSESD